The genomic stretch CTGCTGGCAGCCGGAGCGGCCTGGCTGATTGGTAAAACGGCTCTTGGGCTGCGGTCGGACTATCTGGCGATTGCCACCCTTGGCATTGCCGAAATCATCATTGCCATCCTCAAAAACGAAGACTGGCTGTCGCGCGGCGTGAAAAACGTCGTCGGCCTGCCCCGGCCCGTGCCTTACGAGGTCGATCTGCAAAATGATCCCGCCTATGTGGACTGGTTTGCCAGTCTTGGAATGGATCCGGTTTTGGGGTCAACGCTCTACGTCAAGCTGGGCTATGCGGCGCTGTTTTCCCTGGTGCTGATCGCCTTGCTGTGGATGGCGCAGATGGCGCTCAAAAGCCCCTGGGGGCGGATGATGCGCGCCATTCGCGACAATGAGGTCGCGGCGCAGGCCATGGGCAAAAACGTCACCAAACGCCACTTGCAGATCTTTGTGCTTGGCTCGGCCATTTGCGGTATTGCAGGTGCGATGATGACCACCCTGGACGGGCAGTTGACTCCGGGCACCTATAATCCCTTGCGCTTTACCTTCCTGATCTGGGTGATGGTCATCGTTGGCGGCTCCGGCAACAACTTTGGCTCGGTGCTGGGCGGCTTCCTGATCTGGTTCCTCTGGATCAAGGTGGAACCGATGAGCCTGGAGCTGATCACCCTGCTGACCTCAGGCATGGATGAGACCAACATGCTGCGGGAACACCTGCTGGAAAACGCCGCCCATATGCGGTTGTTCACCATGGGATTGATCCTGCTTTTGGTGCTCCGCTTCAGCCCGCGCGGCTTGATCCCGGAGAAGTAGCACAACAACAAAGGGCCGCCCAAACACCAGGGGCGGCCCTTGCTCTTGGCCCATATTTCATGTGGCGCTAAATACTCCCGCCAAAGGCGGACCCATAGGGGGCTGGCAGTTGCCGGCCCACTATGCACTTATCGTCCTTTGAACAAACCACCCAGTATGCCGCGCACCAGACGGCGGCCTGTGGTGCCTTTCAATTCCTTGATCACCGCTTCTGACATGGCAGAGGCAAAGGTATCTTTTGATCTATGCCTGCGCGCGGACGAGCGCGTAACACGGGCGCCAGAAAACCGCCGTGCTGCATTGAATTCCCGGGCCATCGGCTCTGGCGCCGCTTCGGCCTGAACCTCAGCGACCTCAGCCTCTTGTGCTGCCTTGGCCGTGCGTGCCAGCAGAATTTCATAGGCAGAATGGCGATCCAGGGGTTTGTCGTATTTCCCCGCCATATCCGATTGCTTGAGCACCTCTGCGCGCTCCGCTTTTGTCAGCGGCCCCAACTGGCTGCTGGGCGGCCGGATCAGGGTGCGCTCAACAATGCCGGGCACGCCCTTCTTTTGCAGCATCGAGGTCACCGCTTCCCCGACGCCGACCTCACGAATGGCATCCTCAGTCGAGAACCGCGGGTTCTCCCGATAGGTCTCTGCGGCCAGTTTCAGGTTTTTGCGATCCCGCGCGGTAAAGGCGCGCAGCGCGTGCTGGATGCGATTGCCAAGCTGTCCCAGAATATCCTCTGGAACGTCGCCCGGGCTCTGGGTGATGAAATAGATGCCAACCCCCTTGGAGCGGATCAGCCGCGCCACCTGTTCCACCTTGTCGACCAAGGCCTTGGGCGCGTCGTCAAACAACAGATGCGCCTCATCAAAGAAGAACACCAGCCGGGGCTTGTCAGGATCGCCCACCTCGGGCAGTTCTTCAAACAGCTCGCTCAGCAGCCACAGCAGGAAGGTGGCATAAAGCTTGGGCGCGGACATCAGTTTGTCAGAGGCAAGGATATTGACCATGCCGCGCCCGGCGCTGTCTTGTCGCATCAGATCGCTCAGCGCCAGCGCAGGCTCACCAAACAGATCCGCGCCGCCCTGGTTTTCCAGCACCAACAGACGCCGCTGGATGGCCCCCACCGAGGCCGGAGAAACATTGCCATAGCGCAGTGATAGCTCGCCCCGGTTTTCACCAATCCAAACCAACAGCGCCTGTAGGTCCTTCAGATCCAGCAGCGGCAGGGCCTGTTCGTCCGCTAGCCGAAAGGCGATATTCAAGACCCCTTCCTGGGCTTCGCTCAGCTCCAGCAGTTGCGCCAACAGCAAAGGTCCCATCTCCGCCACCGTGGTACGCACGGGATGGCCCTGCTCGCCAAACAGATCCCAGAAGGTGACCGGACAGTCGTGGTATGTATAGGAGGAAAAACCGATTTTTTCAGCGCGGCCCACAAAGGCCGCATGGAGCTTATGGCTTGCTGTTCCCGCCTTGGCCAACCCGGAGAGATCGCCCTTTACATCCGCCAGGATTACCGGAACGCCGGCCTGGGAGAAGCTTTCAGCCAGGATTTGCAGGGTTACCGTCTTACCGGTGCCCGTGGCCCCGGCGATCAACCCGTGGCGGTTGGCATATTTGAAACGCATCTCTTGCGGCTCAGCGTAGCCTTCGCCACCGCCACCAATAAAAATCTTGTCCGTCATAGTCTTCCTTTGCCCGCCAATAGACGCCTCCAACCGGCCCCATGAAGGTACAGCCGGGAATCACCCCGGGCATGTGGACTTCAAGCAAGGCCCCTTGAAAACCGATTATTAACTTTTATATGCGATGAATGTCATGCTCGTCCTCTCTAATCGAGACCGCGACGGGCATTTCCTCCCTGTCAGACTGGCCGTGCCCTGGGCACGGCCTTTTTTTGTTGTCGCCTTTGAAGGCTGAGGGGCTGGCTTGTTGTTGCTGATCAATTTCTCACCGGTTTTGCCCTCTATTTGAGCGGCCAGAGCGGGGAAAACCTCCAGGTTTGGCGGCTTTTGGCAGAAATACCGGGTAAAGCAGCTAGGTGTCACATTTTTTTGCTATTCCATGTTGACCCGAGCACAGGCCTTTCGTAACGTCCTACTCAATAACTAAGTCGGCCAGTCCGACGGGGAGAACTAAACAAAAAGGGAAGCCGGAGAGCTTCCTTTTTTGCTTTTGTAGCAAACGCTTCACTTGTTATTAAACTGTTTTACAAATCCTTGCCGATTTCTTGCCCGTGGCGGGATTGAGACCTGACACCCCAGTTGCAACATGGTAAAGGCTCTGCAAACGACCTGAGAATAATGAGGCATTCATGATCAAGTCCCTTACGCCGATGACCCTTGCCGCCCTGCTGGCGGTAACGAGCGCCGTGTCCGCCCAGGACAGTGAAACAGCCACCACGGACACATCCGAACCGGTTGCGCAGGCCAACGAAGCAACAGCAGACCAGGTGCTTGATCTTGGTCAGCCTGTCGATGATGGCACTCCAAAGCTTGGAGATCGCTACGCCAAAGAAACCCATGGCGATTGGGATCTGGCCTGCATTAAGACCGAAGCTGAAACAGATCCCTGTTCTTTGCTGCAAATTCTGACGGATCCAAACGGCAATCCCATGGCCGAAGTCTCGCTGTTCCGGATTGATCAACCCGGTGGCCAGGCCGTTGCCGGTGCCACAATCATTGTTCCGCTGGAAACCATGCTGCCCGCCGGGCTGACCATTTCGGTCGATGGCGCCCCTGGCAAGCGCTATAACTACTCTTTCTGTAACCCGCTTGGCTGCGTCGCCCAAATTGGGTTGACCCAATCGGATATCGACACCTTCAAAGCAGGCGGCGAAGCCACCATGTCACTGCGCCCCGCTCCTGCACCAGATCAGCTGGTTGAGATGAAAATGTCGCTCAAAGGCTTTACCGCTGGCTACAATGTTGTGGACGTGGTGCAGCAGTAAGCTGCGCTCTTAGGCGCGTATGGCGGTTTCCGCCCCGCGCCTATTCCCTCCTCTGAACAAACAAAAACCACCGCAGGTCATTCGCCTGCGGTGGTTTTTTTCTCGACCGATCTGCGCCTTTTGGACCTGGCGTGTTAAACACGCCCCAGGGCCAGGACAGCATTCAGGCCGCCAAAGGCAAAAGCATTGGAGAGCGCCACATCAATCCGCGCTTCGCGGGCCTGGTTTGGCACCACATCCAGGGCACATTCCGGGTCTGGTTCTTCATAACCAATTGTCGGTGCAATCACCCCGTCCTTCAGCGCCATGATACAGGCCAACAGCTCAACAGCGCCGGTGCCGCCGATCAGATGCCCATGCATGGATTTGGTTGAAGACATCATCAGCCGATCCGCATGGGGCCCAAAGACATCCGCCACCGCAGCGCATTCGGTTTTGTCATTGGCAACCGTTCCGGTACCATGGGCGTTGATATAGCCCACGCGCTCGCGGTCCACGCCGGCATCCTGAAGCGCGCCAGCGATGGCCCGCGCCGCCCCCTGTTTGCTGGGCATGACGATATCTGAAGCATCCGAAGACATGGCAAAGCCCAGAACCTCGCACAGGATTTCCGCCCCGCGTGCCTGCGCGTGTTCATATTCTTCAAAGACAAAAATCCCGGCACCTTCGCCCTGAACCATGCCGTTGCGATTGGCACTAAAGGGACGGCAGGCCTTTTTCGACATCACCCGCAGCCCTTCCCAGGCTTTGACACCGCCAAAGCACAGCATGGATTCCGACCCACCGGTGATCATCGCCGGGCTCATGCCGCTGCGCACCATCTGATAGGCCTGGGCCATGGCGTGGTTGGAGGAGGCGCAGGCGGTCGAGACGGTAAAGCTGGGGCCTTTGAGATTGAATTCCATCGAGACATGGCTGGCCGCTGCGTTATTCATCAGCTTGGGCACCACAAAGGGATGCACCCGGTTTTTGCCATCCTCATAGACCGAACGGTAATTGTCATCCCAGGTGGAGACCCCGCCGCCGGCGGTGCCGAGAACCACGCCGGATTTGGCAGACAGTTCACCGTGGAATTCGAGCCCGGATTGCAAAATGGCTTCCTTGGCAGCGATCAGCGTAAACTGGGTGAACCGGTCATAGAGGCTCATTTGTTGCCGGTTGAACCGCCCCTCGGCCTCAAACCCGCGCACCTGGCCGCCGATCCGAATCGAGAGCCGCTCCACGTCGCGAAACTCAAGCTTGCCAATACCGCAACGACCCTCGCGCATGGCTTCAAAGGTGGAGGCAACCGAATGCCCCAAGGCATTGATGGTCCCTGCTCCGGTAATGACAACGCGCTTCATGTCGTATTCCCCTAGGATTCAAGCGCTGATATCACGAGGGTTGTGACACTAACTTGTCAATCCCAGCGATGATGGCCGCGACATTTGAGATATCAAAATCGCTGTCTTCAGGTGTATTGGAGTTGAAGGGGATTGAGATATCAAATTCCTCTTCAATGGCAAAAATGCACTCCACCAGCCCCATGCTGTCGATCCCAAGATCCTCCAACGTGCTGGTAAGGGTTACATCCGATGGTTCAAGCAGCGCCTGTTCGGCGACAATTGCGATGACCTTGTCCTGAGTGCTCATTCCGGCCCCCTGATCTGTGATGTCGAGGCAGATGTAGCTGCTTCAATCCTATTTGAAAACAGCCTTTTTCAGGTTTTCGATATCCCGCATCAGCCGTGGCAAACGCCGCTGTGCCTTGTAGATTTCCGTATGGGTTTCCATTTTGACCGCCGGGTAGCCCATGACGACCCGCCCTGCAGGCACATTGGAGATGATTTTGGTAGCCCCCCCGGCAATCACCCCATCGCCAATAAAGATATTGTCCGCAGCGCCACATTGCCCGCCCATGACAACATTATTGCCCACCTCAACCGAGCCGGACAGGCCACATTGGCCACAGA from Phaeobacter sp. G2 encodes the following:
- a CDS encoding DUF853 domain-containing protein; this translates as MTDKIFIGGGGEGYAEPQEMRFKYANRHGLIAGATGTGKTVTLQILAESFSQAGVPVILADVKGDLSGLAKAGTASHKLHAAFVGRAEKIGFSSYTYHDCPVTFWDLFGEQGHPVRTTVAEMGPLLLAQLLELSEAQEGVLNIAFRLADEQALPLLDLKDLQALLVWIGENRGELSLRYGNVSPASVGAIQRRLLVLENQGGADLFGEPALALSDLMRQDSAGRGMVNILASDKLMSAPKLYATFLLWLLSELFEELPEVGDPDKPRLVFFFDEAHLLFDDAPKALVDKVEQVARLIRSKGVGIYFITQSPGDVPEDILGQLGNRIQHALRAFTARDRKNLKLAAETYRENPRFSTEDAIREVGVGEAVTSMLQKKGVPGIVERTLIRPPSSQLGPLTKAERAEVLKQSDMAGKYDKPLDRHSAYEILLARTAKAAQEAEVAEVQAEAAPEPMAREFNAARRFSGARVTRSSARRHRSKDTFASAMSEAVIKELKGTTGRRLVRGILGGLFKGR
- a CDS encoding acyl carrier protein, with product MSTQDKVIAIVAEQALLEPSDVTLTSTLEDLGIDSMGLVECIFAIEEEFDISIPFNSNTPEDSDFDISNVAAIIAGIDKLVSQPS
- a CDS encoding branched-chain amino acid ABC transporter permease codes for the protein MTDTLKHSLLFAVVAVLILLEGLTNWSFFSGSWNSSLVILNMGLISAIMALGVNLQWGFAGLFNVGIMGFTALGGLAVVLTSTPPSPGAWSAGGPGVVMALVMGALTVISAVAATRLLPKGGLRTALIVAILIVGFVIYRALFDPSIEAIEDINPALAGNIGGLGWPVLLSWPMGGLLAAGAAWLIGKTALGLRSDYLAIATLGIAEIIIAILKNEDWLSRGVKNVVGLPRPVPYEVDLQNDPAYVDWFASLGMDPVLGSTLYVKLGYAALFSLVLIALLWMAQMALKSPWGRMMRAIRDNEVAAQAMGKNVTKRHLQIFVLGSAICGIAGAMMTTLDGQLTPGTYNPLRFTFLIWVMVIVGGSGNNFGSVLGGFLIWFLWIKVEPMSLELITLLTSGMDETNMLREHLLENAAHMRLFTMGLILLLVLRFSPRGLIPEK
- a CDS encoding beta-ketoacyl-[acyl-carrier-protein] synthase family protein, which encodes MKRVVITGAGTINALGHSVASTFEAMREGRCGIGKLEFRDVERLSIRIGGQVRGFEAEGRFNRQQMSLYDRFTQFTLIAAKEAILQSGLEFHGELSAKSGVVLGTAGGGVSTWDDNYRSVYEDGKNRVHPFVVPKLMNNAAASHVSMEFNLKGPSFTVSTACASSNHAMAQAYQMVRSGMSPAMITGGSESMLCFGGVKAWEGLRVMSKKACRPFSANRNGMVQGEGAGIFVFEEYEHAQARGAEILCEVLGFAMSSDASDIVMPSKQGAARAIAGALQDAGVDRERVGYINAHGTGTVANDKTECAAVADVFGPHADRLMMSSTKSMHGHLIGGTGAVELLACIMALKDGVIAPTIGYEEPDPECALDVVPNQAREARIDVALSNAFAFGGLNAVLALGRV
- a CDS encoding invasion associated locus B family protein; the protein is MIKSLTPMTLAALLAVTSAVSAQDSETATTDTSEPVAQANEATADQVLDLGQPVDDGTPKLGDRYAKETHGDWDLACIKTEAETDPCSLLQILTDPNGNPMAEVSLFRIDQPGGQAVAGATIIVPLETMLPAGLTISVDGAPGKRYNYSFCNPLGCVAQIGLTQSDIDTFKAGGEATMSLRPAPAPDQLVEMKMSLKGFTAGYNVVDVVQQ